One Candidatus Nitronauta litoralis genomic window, CAAGGTCACAAAGGATCGAGAGTTTGGTTCCAGGTCGACCTTTCTTCATGGTGACAGGATTTAAAAACACATCCCTGGCCCCCAACTTCAGTAAATACTGCATCACAGAATCATATAGCTCAGGGTTCATGTCGTCTATATTGGTTTCAATCATGCAGAGTGTCTGTTCCTCTTTTCCTTCTGTTTCCCCTGTCAGGATTCTCAAAAAATTGGGGATCTCTTTTAAAACCTTCGAACCCGCCCCGTAGCCGCTATCCCCTAGCGCCATGGCAGGAATAGGACCAAAGGTTTTGGCGTAATATTTCAAAATGGCAGCTCCGGTCGGGGTGACCAGTTCTGTTTTCACCCCACTGCTGAAACAAGGCACTCCCTTTAAAATTTCCAAAGTGGCCGGGGCTGGCACTGGCAGCATTCCATGTTCACAGTGCACAGTTCCCTCTCCAGTATTTAGAGACGAGGCGGACACCTGATCGAACTGCAACGACTCCATGGCAATGACACTGCCTACTATATCGACAATGGAATCAACAGCCCCCACTTCATGAAAATGTATTTTATTAAGAGTGGTGCGGTGGACCGTTGCCTCGGCTTTCCCTAAAATCTGAAATATTTTTATGGCCTGGTTTTTTACTGACGGTGTTAAGGGGGAATCCTCAATCATCTTTTTTATATCGACGAAGGTGCGATGCGGGTGATGATGCTTGTGCTTTCCAGTTTGAGCAACAATCACCTGGGTTGCCCCAAACCCGCCACGTTTTACCTTCTTTGCAGAAATTTCATAGCCCTTCAGCTTGAGCTTCTTCAACTCCTTCTGAATATCAACGAGAGGCACACCAAGGTCGACCAAAGCGCCCAGGATCATATCCCCGCTTATCCCCGAATGACAATCAAAGTGAGCTAGTTTCATTTTTTGGTTTAGTTTGATTTATGTCTGGATATTGTAGCAGGTGAGAAAAGAACAAAGGCTTAAATCGAAATCACCGGTGTCGCCTGTGGACTTGCCTGTGCTTTATGAGCGGTATGCGGGACCACGGTCTGAAAAATCGGAATATCCTTGTTTCGCGGGTTGGGTTTTAAATAGACAAACAAACAGACGATTTCCTGTTGAGCAGGACTGTAGCCTGTCCGATACACCATCCCCTTTCCAAGCGACACGGAAAAGTTTACGAACACCTTCATATCTGATCCAGAATCCAATTGGCCTAGGTGTGACTGCATCCCATATGTATTAAAGGCTTTCTCCAGTCCGGACGCTACCAAAGCGGAATCGAGCGTCGAATGCACCGGAACTTCCGGGGCAGGCATGGGATGTTTCTTTTGTTGATTTTTGCTGGCCCCGGCATAAGCGATGTTCGATTCCTTGTGCTTTTCATCGTGGACCAGGGCATTGACCCGGGCTTGCTGAAACATTGGGTTGGACGCGAGTTCGCCTTCGGTAGCGTGTTTTTTAGAGTGGGCATCAGGGCCGGTTTCCGAGCTTACCGGGTTTTGAAGGGCGCGGTGAATTTCCTGGAAGGTCCAGTTGGTGCGGGCGTAGGCCATGGCCTCCCCCTGATCAGGTACGGGAAAATAGTTTACTGAAAAACCCTTTTTTCTTTTCTTCCGGCGGTTTATTTTCAGCGAACGTCCCTCGCTTGTGATGCTCATCGAGAAACAGTTCCAAAAGCATATGACAAGACTGGCACCCACCGCCCGCTCCGCAGGCTTCTGTAATCCCTTCAATACTATCCAGGTTTTTGGAACGGATGTGGGCTTTAATAGTGGTGTCTGTGACCTGGAAACACTGGCAGATATACTCACCCTCTACAGGCTCTGCGTTTTTATTCTCGCTGGAGTTCGTCTCTGCCATTGTTTGAAATTTAAAAACGAAGACTATTAAAAAGAGAGGAAAGGAGTGGCGGTGCAGGGACTTGAACCCCGGACACTACGGATATGAACCGTATGCTCTAACCAGCTGAGCTACACCGCCAATAAACCCTACTGAAAATGACGCTAAATCCTCGAAACCATAGACTTTAACCCAAACCGGATTTAAGTGTCAATTGACTATTTTACCAGATAGCTACCTTTGGTAATGATTTTTCCAGCGGATCGCATCCAGCATGAATTTTCTCCGGTCCATCTCCACGCCGGCAGCAAAAATCTGCATCAGGGGAGCAGGAAACTTCTTGTTGGAGGGAAAACACTCAAACTGTCCGTCAGCCAACCTGTAAATATTGTGAAAATACCGGTACTGGGCAGAAATTCCAATAAAATCCCAGTTCGCCTCATCATTGATTAATCCAACCAGCTCGGAGCTTGCAATACCCTCGTATAAATTGATCCGGCCGACACGATCTTCCACCCATTCAAGATTTTCTTTCCGAAAATCCAGGCTCCAGATAACCGATTCCTTTTCTCCAAAAACCTCCAACTGATAAACTACCTGCCATTCAGCGTATATGGAATAAAGCTTACATTCCTTGAGAGCCCCAATAAACTCATCTTCAACAAAGTTTCTGATCGTTGCCCATTCTTCTTCCTGTTTTTCCGGTTCAACAGTCAATGTCTTGATTCGGGGAACTTCCGCTACCGGCTTGAACTCTATGCGGTATTCATCATTTTCCCTCATTTTCACAAAACTGGAATGCTGGCGATGGATCTCTACGCCCTGTGCGGTCACCTCTGCCATATCTCCCGGGAAAAAGGTACTGGTGTTAATTTCCGGAGCAAAGGACTTTAAATCACTGATGAACTGTTCCTGTGTTGTGGGAAAGGAATACTGGTTCAAAAAATCGTATTCATCACGATAACGAAACCCGGCAGAACCGGGAACGCTCCATTCCGGCTGGACTGCTTTCACAACACGAAGAAATGAACTGTATTCTTCAAAGGGAAGGCTGAGTGGTTGGTGAAAAGAGAAGTTCCCCTCCAGCAACGGGAGAAACCGGTTGTGCGCAAAGTTAATCCGTGGATAAAGGTCTTTCAAATAGTTCACGATATCCGGAGTGACAATCGTGTCGACCTGATTCCAGACTGTCACCTCACCATCGTGAACCAGCAAACCATGTTCCGGGAAATAATCCTGCTCATTCATCGACGGTGTGGGTGTCAGGGTCAAGTCACCCACTGTGATTGGTTCGAAATCCCGTACCGGGGTGATATTTTTTAGACCTACCTCCTCCAGGACCTCCAGAAGAATTTCATCCTGGGGTGCCAGCACAACCGTATCCGGCGAACAAAATGATTTGTAGGTGGCCAGATAGGCCAGCGAGCGAATATCGAAATGATCCTGATGGCGATGCGAAATATTCAGGACATCCACCTTGGGTATTTTCTCAATATTCAGGTCAATGGCAGGACAATGCACATTGATTTCTTCCCACAAATATCCAAATAATATGGGATCCGTGATCACCTTGGTGTTTTTCGATTCAAACAGGATGCAAGCGTGTGCAACTAGCGTGACATTCATAAAACGGGTCCTGCCCAATGGGTTTTGAAAGTTGGCTAGGATACCTTAAACCCGACTTCCCCTCAAGCCGTGTCTTATAAGAGTTGACAATACAGACCGGCTTGCAGAAAATACGGGAAACTTTAAACTTCTTATTGGATTGATAATATGGATTCGACCACAGCTCGTTTTGAAGAAGGCCAACCTTGTCCTATTAAAGTAGAGGGATCAGGAGGAGGACTTTCCTTTTCCCCTGCAGGTGACATGCTTTTGCTGGGTGCTGTACCCAGTCCCTCCCAGGCACAAATTGATGCATGGGCCGGTAAATGGCGGGCCAAACTCTATGAAGAATCTGAATTCCCCTCTATACCGATATTTGCAGTCGGGAGCGAAGATTGGATTCTCGAAGCCCCATGCAATCCATCTGCATTAGAAAGGGAGGCCCCTGGATTTTGCGAAGCCCTGTTTTCCAAAGACGAGGCGGTTATGGTCGCTATTCTGGTCGACTCAGATTCCAATATTATAAAAAAAATCACTTACGTTCCCTTGGAGGAACTATTTATAGAGCGTATGGTAATGTCCTGGAATCCATTCCGGTTTGAAGCAAATGATTATAATAAGTCATTCAGTCCGGAAGAATTTGCAGGTCGTATTCAGGAAATATTCAAGATGAAACACTCTAAAGAATTATGGTCAACATCCTGGTAAAATCAAACTAAACAAAATTATCCGAAGCCCTTTTGTAATCTGCTAATTCCACAAAAGCCTTCTATCCCATCTCTACCATTTGTGAGACCTTTATAGTACCCTCTACACCCAAAAACGGGTCGGTTTTGGCAATCTCTACTGCACCCTCAATGCTATCAGCTTTAACTATGGCAAAACCTTTCATGGACATTGGATCGTTGTCAGCCTGAACACCTTCTCCGGTGACAACATATGGGTTCATTAACGGGGTTCCCGGGTTGACCACCCTATCCCCCAGCCCTTCCACCCAGGCTTTCCAATTATCCATATGGGCCATACCCTCCTCTTTGGAAGCAGGCTGTCTCCCCCCGTGGTAAGCGATCAGATATTGTGGCATTGTTCCACCTAAAAACATTTTAATATAAAACCTGCCAATACATGGATCAGGTACGTTGAGCTGAACATCCTGGACACGATGCCCGAAACGGGTCACGCATACTCTTCATCATCATCAATGATTTCTTCTTCGTCTTCCTCTTCCTCTTCTTCGATATCCTCGAATTCCTCTTCCTCTTCCTCCTCTACTTCCTCCACTTCCTCCTCGCGTTCAAGAACCGGGTATTCCAGTTTCTCCAAAAACTCAGACTCTGCCAAATATTCCAGCCCTTCCTCATCATAATCATTTCCTTCCAGGTACAGACGGGTCAGGTTCGTCATATTCTCTGACTCTGCAATCAATTTAAGAGCCTCATTGCTAAGCCCGTTATTCTCTACCATCAGAATTTCCAGATTCTGCATGTTTTCCGAATTGACGATATGAGCAATTCCTTCGTCCCCTATTGAGTTACGATCCAGTGATAGCAGAGTTATATTGTTTAGTTGACTGGAAGACGTGATCGCTTCAATTCCTTTTGCAGTAAGTCGATTCAGCTCTAAATAAATTTTCTGAATGTCTTTCAGTTCCTCCCGGTTTGCAATGACCGAGATTTCAAAATCATTCAGGTCCAGTTTACTGAGATCAAGCACCTCGCTTCCCTCAGTAACTCGGTTCAGTACCCGATTAATAATCAAGAATTCCTGAATAGCCTGATGTCCCTTTTCTGTCAGTTGATTGTCCGAAAGAACCAGGGTTTGCAATTTAGGAAAATGCCGTGATTTCACAAACTCAAGAATTCCTTCATCGGTGATCCCCGCCTTTTTGACTTCAAGGATTTCAAGGTTTCCCATGTTGTGGGCTTCGCCCAGGGCGCGTAAACCTTCATCCCCTATTTTATTGTCGGATAAAATCAGGCTGGTCAATTCAGTCAGGGTTTCAGATTGGGCTATGTGACGGGCGCCTTCGGGACCAACCCCGTTTAGCCCAAGTCGTAGAGACTTTAACTGGGTCAGATTTGGAGAATTCGCGATATGCCGGCATCCCTCATCACCCAGTTTATTTCGGTAGAGTTTTAAATATTGCAGATTTCCCAATGTAGGAGAACCGGCCAGAAATTCCGCCGCCACTGAAGTCAACTTTTGCCCGGTTAAAATGAGCCGACGAAGCTGACGAACGGACTTGGATCCGGAAAGGGCTGCCACCCCGGAATCACCAAGCTTGGTGAAAGTGAAATCGAGAACCTGGTAGTCCCGACTTAGTTTGAATCCGTTTCGAATGATCCCTTCGATATTGTAAAACTTGGTAACTGCCATTTAAAAAAATCCTTTTATCCCGGGTTCAGTTTCGGTAAACACTATCCAGAAATTTTTTAAGAGTATGAAAGTAGAGATTACCCTGAGCATACATAATGTCGTTATGCCCCACTCCTTCAAGAATTTCCAGGTGCTTGTTCTTAGACCCTGCATTTCGAAAATTCAATTCCGCTTCATGCGACTGGATCAGGAAATCTTCCTCTCCGTGCATGATCAATATCGGACAACTTACTTTCTTTATTTTTTTTGAATTATTGAACAAGGCATCTTCTTCCGGAGTAGTGGTATTGATTCTCAATCCTCTCCGCTCAACAAGGGGAATAGGGTCCGCATACCCACTTTCGACTATGCAGGAAGAAATTTCCGGATACCGGGAACACAGTTCAATGGCCGAGGCACTTCCCAGAGACCGTCCCATAACAGAGACCTTTTCCCTCAGATGACTTTCCTTCAACAAATATTCATAAATTGTCCTGCTATCTTCCAATGCAGCCCGCAATGTGGGAAATCCCCCACTTTTTCCATATCCCCTGTATTCGCACATAAAAAAATCGCAACCCATATCCCAGAAAGCCGGAGCCAGATCGTCATAGTCTGAAACAATCTCCCCATTGCCATGGAAGTAGAGCAGGCTGAACATTGCTTCTTCCGGCGAGGGGTGCTTACGGACATGGACCGAAACACCATCCTCCACAGAAATATATATTTCTTCTTTAGTGGGCGATGTGGGCCTGGAATCAGGCCTTGGAAAAAATAAATTCCGGTTAAATTCTGCAGAATCGAAAATTGAGTCTGTCATATAGTTTTTTTATCTGAGAAGCCCGGATGGTGAAAAAGGGCCACTCTATTGTTTTTACAAGACTTTTGAATTTTCGTGAATTTATCGTTCGTTTCAAAGTAATTGAATTTTACCGGCTTTCATGGGAAAATCCTCAACCGTTCCCCCTAGTGGGGCAACATCCCCCTTTGCCCATTTTAGACCTTTTGTCATACAACTTTGGCAAGAGGACACTATAACATCTTTTAAAGTTTATAAGGAGAGGTCAATGTTACTGGAGTCGGCACCTATCGAACAACTTTACCAATCCATGGGTCAGCGTATTGAGGCTGCTCGAAAAAACCTGGGCCGCGGATTGACTGTGGTAGAAAAAATTCTCTACAGCCACATGGAACCGGGCACAGATTTTTCAAAACTGGAGCGCGGCGCTTCTAATATCTACCTCAACGCAGACCGTGTGGCGATGCAGGATGCCACGGCGCAAATGGCCATCCTTCAGTTTATGTCGGCCAATATTCCTGAAGTTCAGGTTCCCACTACTGTCCATTGTGATCATCTTATTCAGGCCCATTCCGGTTCTGCTGAAGACCTGGTCAATGCCATCAAGACCAACAAAGAAGTTTATGACTTCCTGGAATCTGCGGCCATGAAATACAACATGGGCTTCTGGAAACCAGGCTCCGGTATCATCCATCAGGTTGTTTACGAAAACTACGCCTGCCCCGGAACAGTTATTATCGGAACAGATTCGCACACTCCGAATGCAGGCGGTATGGGCTGTATCGCGATTGGTGTTGGTGGTGCCGACGCGGTGGATGTTATGACCGGTCAACCTTTTATGACACGCATGCCAAAACTCATCGGCATTCATTTAAAAGGCAAGCTAAACGGCTGGACAGCAGCTAAAGATATTATCCTGAAAGTGGCCACCATGCTGACCGCCAAGGGAGGAACCGGCTCCATTCTCGAATATTTTGGAGAAGGTGCCCGCTCTCTCAGTGCTACTGGTAAAGGCACAGTCACCAACATGGGTGCAGAAATCGGTTCCACCACTTCAACTTTTGGTTACGACGAAAACATGGACGTCTACCTCCGCAAAACAGAGCGTGACGCCATTGCAGATCTCGCTAAAAAGTATGCAGAGAATCTTGTTTCCGACGCCGAGGTGGAAAAGGATCCTGAAAAATATTACGACGAGGTTTATGAAATTGACCTGTCCACCCTCGAACCCCATATTGTTGGCCCTCACACCCCGGACCTCGGTCGGACTGTATCTGAAATTGGTCAGGAGGCAAATGAAAAGGG contains:
- a CDS encoding MBL fold metallo-hydrolase, encoding MNVTLVAHACILFESKNTKVITDPILFGYLWEEINVHCPAIDLNIEKIPKVDVLNISHRHQDHFDIRSLAYLATYKSFCSPDTVVLAPQDEILLEVLEEVGLKNITPVRDFEPITVGDLTLTPTPSMNEQDYFPEHGLLVHDGEVTVWNQVDTIVTPDIVNYLKDLYPRINFAHNRFLPLLEGNFSFHQPLSLPFEEYSSFLRVVKAVQPEWSVPGSAGFRYRDEYDFLNQYSFPTTQEQFISDLKSFAPEINTSTFFPGDMAEVTAQGVEIHRQHSSFVKMRENDEYRIEFKPVAEVPRIKTLTVEPEKQEEEWATIRNFVEDEFIGALKECKLYSIYAEWQVVYQLEVFGEKESVIWSLDFRKENLEWVEDRVGRINLYEGIASSELVGLINDEANWDFIGISAQYRYFHNIYRLADGQFECFPSNKKFPAPLMQIFAAGVEMDRRKFMLDAIRWKNHYQR
- the larC gene encoding nickel pincer cofactor biosynthesis protein LarC; protein product: MKLAHFDCHSGISGDMILGALVDLGVPLVDIQKELKKLKLKGYEISAKKVKRGGFGATQVIVAQTGKHKHHHPHRTFVDIKKMIEDSPLTPSVKNQAIKIFQILGKAEATVHRTTLNKIHFHEVGAVDSIVDIVGSVIAMESLQFDQVSASSLNTGEGTVHCEHGMLPVPAPATLEILKGVPCFSSGVKTELVTPTGAAILKYYAKTFGPIPAMALGDSGYGAGSKVLKEIPNFLRILTGETEGKEEQTLCMIETNIDDMNPELYDSVMQYLLKLGARDVFLNPVTMKKGRPGTKLSILCDLELKDKLAKAILTETTSFGIRWWEVARETLAREWITVKIQGCPVKVKLGFLEGERVQASPEYEDCKKAGAKLKLPVKEVFRIAQKLAEDQGNG
- a CDS encoding alpha/beta hydrolase; its protein translation is MTDSIFDSAEFNRNLFFPRPDSRPTSPTKEEIYISVEDGVSVHVRKHPSPEEAMFSLLYFHGNGEIVSDYDDLAPAFWDMGCDFFMCEYRGYGKSGGFPTLRAALEDSRTIYEYLLKESHLREKVSVMGRSLGSASAIELCSRYPEISSCIVESGYADPIPLVERRGLRINTTTPEEDALFNNSKKIKKVSCPILIMHGEEDFLIQSHEAELNFRNAGSKNKHLEILEGVGHNDIMYAQGNLYFHTLKKFLDSVYRN
- a CDS encoding (2Fe-2S)-binding protein, which translates into the protein MAETNSSENKNAEPVEGEYICQCFQVTDTTIKAHIRSKNLDSIEGITEACGAGGGCQSCHMLLELFLDEHHKRGTFAENKPPEEKKKGFFSKLFSRT